From Coffea arabica cultivar ET-39 chromosome 2e, Coffea Arabica ET-39 HiFi, whole genome shotgun sequence, the proteins below share one genomic window:
- the LOC113732287 gene encoding putative disease resistance RPP13-like protein 1, with product MVWWEAVLSPALQVLFDKLASGDILELLRRWNINDLLLEKLKIAYFTCTVVLDDAEEKQYFNPAIQTWLDMLKDAVYEAEDALDFLATEALRCKVELSPQSLSNQVRNKNFLANNFSPFDEGMNVKIEKIIEKLEFIAKQKGILGLESSGKGIHGMMHRTPTTPLVVESCIYGRENEKEDIIKLLLADDGTNNQGFSVIPIVGMGGIGKTTLAQIVYNDKRIDEAFDVKAWACVSDDFNSINITKALLESSTAKPCDTMNLELLQRGLKQTLNKKRFLIVLDDVWNENFENWNELSISFMDGDPRSRIIVTSRNEGVLRVMKALPAYRLKELSDTQCWLLFQDHTLENEDSEKYLTLRQIGREIVKKCQGLPLAVKMLGGLLASKLDVVYWNQVLNSNLWDLPQKKNSILPSLRLSYHHLPPNLKRCFSYCSIFPKGYEFERKNLVLLWMAEGFVQPGEKISMEEVGDEYFSELLSRSFFQESALNRSRYVMHDLINDLAGSVSRISCVRQEENWQKEHLEWSEKVHHFSYIRSKYDVFKRFESLTEVSLRSFLPLGSVSGTQFCFLSNKFPCDFLPKFKCLRVLSMSCYFITELPESIGNLRLLRYLDLSYTRIKSLPESLNVLYNLQTLLLCDCADLNNLPANIGKLINLRHLDISGSGIQAMPIGVENLVSLRSLPEFVLGNVGPRGSATQEMPIGVDNVVTPPFLPEFGLGIVGSRIDGLRNLSHLQGSLSLSGLENVDNLWDAKNANLKGKQKLTTLVMEWSSTLSELQNDRVATDVLEMLQPHQNLEKLTIKGYNGRKFPTWIGDPSFSKLECLSVTDCKRCRSLPPLGSLPSLKHLYIKGMDAVKSIGAEFYGFSSSSSKSFASLETLTFEEMMEWEEWLLPTSDGHLEVFPSLQELQIEKCPKLRQQLPQQLPSLVKLHLTECEQLSVSLPQIPRLKILNLRGCNYMLLSSNLAINRLASFELHNISSLKHLPEWLLQYMPTLKWLVIVDCSDFVHLARCKNDMQYLTSLQHLVIRNCSMLVSLFEEEQPLPQKLEYLELDSCHSLKKLPHALHSLTALQELIITDCPRLELVPGTTFPSNLQGLVLRGRGLDLLPEPMINNITSLEYLCIGGCLVLSSFPGEGRQVPTTFKQLTIDQCPNLEFLPEGITQSSNISLELLEIFDCPSITSFPAGHLPTTLKVLTIWNCCNLESLEDIATDSMSLESLRIGNCTNLIFLPKCLNKLGCLDYLEIDGCPGIVSFPQGGLPSRSLKKLHILDCENLMFLPELMLSLTSLKELKLSNCPSIASLPDVGFPINLVSLEVKDCENITPLSKWGLHRLASLEKLKIHGGVLDVVFPEWLLPSTLDTLHVGNLPKLKSLSPWLQHLSSLEELKIMECHELFNLPKEGVPPMLSFLEIRGCPKLQQDCEKNWSEIDHIPCISNHL from the coding sequence ATGGTTTGGTGGGAGGCAGTTTTATCACCAGCCCTTCAAGTTTTGTTTGACAAATTAGCTTCAGGAGACATCCTAGAGCTTCTGAGAAGATGGAACATAAATGATTTGCTTCTTGAGAAGCTGAAGATTGCTTATTTCACCTGCACAGTGGTGCTCGATGATGCAGAGGAGAAGCAGTACTTCAATCCAGCAATACAGACATGGCTGGACATGCTGAAAGATGCTGTTTATGAAGCTGAAGATGCACTGGATTTTCTGGCCACTGAAGCCTTGAGATGCAAAGTGGAGCTTAGCCCTCAAAGCCTTTCAAATCAGGTAAGGAATAAGAACTTTCTTGCAAATAATTTTAGTCCATTTGATGAAGGAATGAATGTCAAGATTGAGAAGATTATTGAAAAACTGGAATTCATTGCAAAACAAAAGGGTATTCTTGGTTTGGAAAGTAGTGGAAAAGGGATACATGGAATGATGCACAGAACTCCAACAACTCCATTGGTTGTTGAATCTTGCATTTATGGCAGGGAGAACGAAAAGGAGGACATAATAAAGTTATTGTTAGCTGATGATGGAACTAATAACCAGGGATTCTCTGTAATACCAATTGTGGGTATGGGTGGGATTGGCAAAACAACACTAGCTCAGATTGTTTACAATGACAAGAGGATAGATGAGGCTTTTGATGTAAAAGCTTGGGCTTGTGTTTCAGATGACTTCAATTCGATAAATATAACCAAGGCACTATTGGAATCATCAACTGCTAAACCTTGTGATACAATGAACTTGGAGCTTCTTCAGAGGGGCTTAAAACAAACTTTGAACAAAAAGagatttttaattgttttagaTGATGTTTGGAATGAGAATTTTGAGAATTGGAATGAGTTATCAATCTCTTTCATGGATGGGGATCCACGGAGTAGGATCATTGTGACTTCTCGTAACGAAGGGGTTCTAAGAGTCATGAAGGCACTCCCAGCTTATCGTCTTAAGGAATTGTCAGATACACAATGTTGGTTGTTGTTCCAAGATCACACGCTGGAAAATGAAGACTCAGAAAAGTACTTGACTTTGAGACAAATAGGCAGAGAAATAGTAAAGAAGTGTCAGGGCTTGCCTTTGGCTGTGAAGATGCTAGGAGGCTTATTGGCTTCAAAATTAGATGTCGTCTATTGGAATCAAGTCTTGAATAGCAACCTGTGGGATTTACCTCAAAAAAAGAATTCCATTCTGCCATCCCTAAGACTGAGTTACCATCACCTACCTCCCAATTTGAAGAGGTGCTTTTCATATTGTTCAATATTTCCCAAAGGCTATGAATTTGAAAGGAAAAACTTAGTCTTGCTGTGGATGGCAGAAGGGTTTGTGCAGCCAGGAGAGAAAATTAGTATGGAAGAGGTAGGTGACGAGTACTTTTCAGAGCTACTGTCAAGGTCATTTTTTCAAGAGTCTGCGCTCAATAGATCTCGGTATGTCATGCACGATTTGATAAATGATTTGGCTGGAAGTGTATCAAGGATATCATGTGTTAGGCAAGAGGAGAATTGGCAAAAAGAGCATCTTGAATGGTCTGAAAaagttcatcatttttcttacaTTCGCAGCAAATATGATGTCTTCAAAAGATTTGAATCACTGACTGAGGTGTCTTTGCGCAGCTTTTTACCTTTAGGATCAGTTTCTGGAACACAGTTCTGTTTCCTGAGTAATAAATTTCCGTGTGACTTCCTGCCAAAATTCAAATGTCTAAGGGTATTATCTATGAGTTGTTATTTCATTACTGAACTCCCAGAATCCATTGGGAATTTGAGACTTTTAAGATACCTTGACCTTTCTTATACTAGAATCAAGAGCCTTCCTGAATCTTTGAATGTTCTATACAATCTACAAACACTTTTATTATGTGACTGTGCTGATCTTAATAACTTGCCAGCTAATATTggaaaattgattaatttgcGGCACCTTGACATCAGTGGAAGTGGGATACAAGCAATGCCAATTGGAGTGGAAAATTTGGTTAGCCTTCGATCATTACCTGAATTTGTTTTGGGTAACGTTGGTCCTCGTGGAAGTGCAACACAAGAGATGCCAATAGGAGTGGATAACGTTGTCACCCCTCCATTTCTACCTGAATTTGGCTTGGGCATTGTTGGTTCTCGCATTGATGGATTAAGAAACTTGTCACATCTTCAGGGTTCACTTTCACTATCAGGGTTAGAGAATGTGGACAATTTGTGGGATGCAAAGAATGCAAACTTAAAAGGGAAGCAAAAACTTACCACATTGGTGATGGAGTGGAGCAGCACCTTAAGTGAGTTGCAAAATGATAGAGTTGCAACAGATGTCCTTGAGATGTTACAACCCCACCAAAATCTAGAAAAGTTGACAATTAAGGGATACAATGGTAGAAAGTTTCCAACTTGGATTGGGGATCCTTCATTCTCTAAGTTGGAGTGTCTGAGTGTAACTGACTGTAAAAGATGCAGATCTTTACCTCCACTTGGATCTCTACCTTCACTCAAGCATCTCTATATTAAAGGTATGGATGCAGTAAAGAGTATTGGTGCTGAGTTTTATGGGTTTAGCAGTTCTTCTTCAAAATCTTTTGCATCACTAGAGACTCTAACATTTGAGGAGATGATGGAATGGGAGGAGTGGCTCTTACCTACTAGTGATGGCCACTTGGAAGTATTTCCCAGTCTCCAGGAACTTCAAATTGAGAAGTGTCCAAAACTGCGACAGCAATTACCTCAGCAACTACCTTCATTGGTAAAGCTACACTTAACTGAATGTGAGCAGTTATCTGTTTCACTTCCTCAGATTCCACGACTGAAGATTTTGAACTTAAGAGGCTGTAACTATATGCTACTTAGCAGTAATCTTGCAATCAACCGTCTTGCTTCATTTGAGCTTCACAACATTTCAAGTCTGAAGCATCTACCAGAGTGGTTGCTGCAATATATGCCTACACTTAAGTGGTTGGTCATTGTTGATTGTTCTGACTTTGTACATCTGGCAAGATGCAAGAACGATATGCAATATTTAACTTCTCTTCAGCATCTTGTGATTCGTAATTGTTCTATGTTGGTTTCATTGTTTGAGGAAGAACAGCCGCTGCCTCAGAAACTTGAATACTTGGAATTGGACTCCTGCCATAGTCTGAAGAAGCTGCCACATGCATTGCATAGCCTCACAGCTCTACAAGAACTGATTATTACAGATTGTCCAAGACTTGAGTTGGTTCCTGGGACCACATTCCCTTCTAACCTGCAAGGCTTGGTGCTCCGAGGACGTGGTCTAGACTTGTTACCTGAACCAATGATAAACAATATCACATCCCTCGAGTACTTGTGTATTGGGGGGTGTTTAGTTCTTTCTTCATTTCCAGGAGAAGGGAGGCAAGTTCCAACTACTTTCAAGCAACTCACGATTGATCAGTGTcccaatcttgagtttcttccTGAAGGGATTACACAGAGTAGCAACATATCCCTTGAACTGCTAGAGATTTTCGACTGCCCTTCTATCACATCCTTCCCAGCCGGCCATTTGCCCACCACATTAAAAGTACTTACCATTTGGAATTGCTGTAATCTGGAGTCACTAGAAGATATTGCAACTGATTCGATGTCTCTTGAATCTCTTCGGATTGGTAACTGTACAAATCTCATTTTCTTACCCAAATGCCTAAACAAGCTTGGATGTCTTGACTATTTGGAAATTGATGGTTGTCCTGGGATTGTCTCATTTCCCCAGGGTGGACTTCCTTCCCGCAGCCTCAAAAAGTTGCATATACTTGATTGTGAGAATCTTATGTTCCTGCCAGAGTTGATGTTAAGCCTCACATCTTTGAAAGAACTGAAGCTGTCCAATTGTCCTAGCATCGCCTCCTTGCCAGATGTTGGTTTTCCAATTAACCTTGTCTCACTAGAAGTCAAGGATTGTGAGAACATTACACCATTGTCCAAATGGGGTTTGCATAGACTAGCATCACTTGAGAAACTCAAGATACATGGTGGGGTCTTGGATGTTGTTTTCCCTGAGTGGTTGCTTCCTTCTACTTTAGACACTCTTCACGTTGGAAACTTACCTAAGCTCAAGTCCCTTTCTCCTTGGTTGCAACATCTTTCTTCTCTAGAGGAACTAAAGATCATGGAATGCCATGAGCTCTTTAACTTGCCAAAAGAGGGAGTCCCACCAATGCTTTCTTTCCTAGAGATCAGAGGATGTCCTAAGCTGCAACAGGACTGTGAAAAGAATTGGTCCGAGATCGACCACATTCCCTGCATTTCGAATCATTTGTGA